The following proteins come from a genomic window of Leptospira dzoumogneensis:
- the thpR gene encoding RNA 2',3'-cyclic phosphodiesterase, which yields MRSFLGLVLPDPIKSDLEKICFGLEEIRWVSPENFHTTLVFLGELKPEEIERASEICSQVSEKSFSLEIEGVGFFGNKFPEILYAGVTLSEELKKLQKVLESTLRREGFSIDKRDYRPHITIGRFKRTPEKRLDLYLNEFSQFKTDIVPVSEFHLFSSRSGANGQIYSVEESYPLLLE from the coding sequence ATGAGAAGTTTTTTAGGATTGGTTCTTCCGGATCCTATAAAATCGGATCTGGAAAAGATCTGTTTCGGGCTGGAAGAGATTCGCTGGGTTTCTCCCGAAAATTTTCATACCACCTTGGTTTTTTTAGGAGAGTTAAAACCGGAAGAGATTGAAAGGGCCTCCGAGATCTGTAGTCAAGTCTCTGAAAAAAGTTTTTCATTAGAGATCGAAGGTGTAGGATTTTTCGGTAATAAATTTCCCGAGATCCTATATGCGGGTGTGACACTTTCTGAAGAATTGAAAAAGCTCCAAAAAGTTTTGGAATCCACTCTCAGAAGAGAAGGTTTCTCCATTGATAAAAGGGATTACAGGCCTCATATTACTATAGGTAGATTCAAAAGAACCCCGGAAAAACGTTTAGATCTATACTTGAATGAATTCTCCCAATTCAAAACCGACATAGTTCCAGTGTCGGAATTCCATCTATTTTCTAGTCGCAGCGGAGCGAACGGTCAGATATACTCGGTCGAAGAATCATATCCTCTTCTCTTGGAATAA
- the aat gene encoding leucyl/phenylalanyl-tRNA--protein transferase, giving the protein MRDFSDFFADPRYSIEEVVGIGGDLKPDRLIYAYTRGIFPWADRPLLWFSLDPRAIFDLNVLHISSRVHRRIRQKKFTVTFNRAFEQVMRCCAFRTEEQTWITENFLQGFTNFHKEGYAHSVEVWDENGRLGGGVYGVAIGKFFAGESMFSFLPDFGKIGLYFLFEALKKDGFTLFDTQQMNPVTLNLGAYEIPKDKFLDRLSLAVAIPSKWVPPVDEI; this is encoded by the coding sequence ATCCGGGACTTTTCCGATTTTTTCGCAGATCCTAGATATTCAATAGAGGAGGTCGTAGGAATTGGCGGAGACCTAAAACCGGATCGCCTTATATACGCTTATACCCGAGGTATCTTTCCTTGGGCGGATAGACCTTTACTTTGGTTTTCTTTGGATCCGAGGGCTATCTTTGACCTAAATGTTCTTCATATTAGTTCCAGAGTTCACAGAAGAATTCGCCAAAAAAAATTCACAGTCACATTCAATCGTGCATTTGAACAAGTTATGCGTTGCTGTGCATTTAGAACGGAAGAGCAAACTTGGATAACGGAGAACTTTTTACAGGGTTTTACGAACTTTCATAAGGAAGGTTATGCTCATAGTGTAGAGGTTTGGGACGAAAACGGACGGTTAGGCGGGGGAGTGTATGGTGTTGCCATCGGTAAATTTTTTGCCGGAGAGTCCATGTTCTCCTTTTTACCTGATTTCGGGAAGATCGGGCTCTACTTTCTATTTGAAGCATTGAAGAAGGACGGTTTCACATTATTCGATACCCAGCAGATGAACCCGGTCACTTTGAATCTGGGAGCTTATGAGATCCCGAAAGATAAATTTTTGGACCGTCTGTCACTCGCTGTAGCAATCCCGAGCAAATGGGTCCCTCCTGTGGATGAAATCTGA